A single genomic interval of Alteromonas sp. CI.11.F.A3 harbors:
- the ribE gene encoding 6,7-dimethyl-8-ribityllumazine synthase, which translates to MQVVEGNIRATGKKIAIVVARFNSFVVESLLEGALDTLDRHGEVNEDDITVVRVPGAYELPIVAKKLAEKKSFDAIIALGAVIRGGTPHFDFVAGECNKGLAQVSLEYGVPVSFGVITTDSIEQAIERSGTKAGNKGAEAALGALEMVNVIDAVEKL; encoded by the coding sequence ATGCAAGTAGTTGAAGGTAATATCAGAGCGACCGGTAAGAAGATTGCTATTGTTGTTGCACGCTTTAATAGCTTTGTTGTTGAGAGCTTATTGGAAGGCGCATTAGACACACTAGACCGTCACGGTGAAGTGAACGAAGACGATATCACAGTGGTACGTGTTCCAGGTGCTTATGAGTTGCCTATTGTTGCTAAGAAACTTGCTGAGAAAAAATCTTTTGACGCCATTATTGCACTTGGTGCGGTAATTCGTGGCGGCACACCTCATTTTGACTTTGTTGCAGGTGAATGCAACAAAGGCCTAGCGCAAGTATCGCTAGAATATGGTGTGCCGGTATCTTTTGGTGTTATCACTACAGATTCTATTGAACAGGCTATCGAACGTTCTGGAACCAAAGCAGGCAACAAAGGCGCAGAAGCAGCCTTAGGTGCGCTTGAAATGGTTAACGTTATCGATGCTGTTGAAAAGCTTTAA
- the nusB gene encoding transcription antitermination factor NusB → MKVSARRKARELALQGIYSWQMSHNDIQQIELALATSNDMKKVDMAYFQALLRGVAHSASHLDTTIKPYLGRLPEELDAIEKAILRIATLELTERKDVPYRVIINEAIELAKSFGAEESHKFINGALDKAVRSLRKDERD, encoded by the coding sequence GTGAAAGTTTCAGCTCGTCGTAAAGCCCGTGAACTTGCCCTTCAAGGCATCTATTCATGGCAAATGAGTCATAACGATATTCAACAAATTGAACTGGCGCTAGCGACCAGTAACGATATGAAGAAAGTTGATATGGCTTATTTTCAGGCACTGCTTCGCGGTGTGGCGCACAGCGCTAGCCATTTAGATACGACTATAAAGCCGTATTTGGGCCGTTTGCCTGAAGAACTAGATGCAATCGAAAAGGCTATCTTACGTATTGCGACACTGGAACTTACAGAGCGTAAGGATGTGCCTTATCGCGTAATTATTAATGAAGCGATTGAACTTGCGAAGTCTTTCGGGGCCGAAGAAAGTCATAAATTCATCAATGGTGCGCTTGATAAAGCGGTTCGCTCGTTGCGTAAAGACGAACGCGATTAA
- the thiL gene encoding thiamine-phosphate kinase, whose product MKEFDLIGRYFSDGGHTRKDVVIGIGDDCAVTNVPSNQQLAVTTDTLVAGVHFLEDAPAKSVAYKTVAVNLSDLAAMGAEPAWISLSLSLPTVNDEWLSEFVDGLYELTQYYSVQLIGGDTVKGPMAMTITAQGFIPPGSELTRSNAKPGDWVYVTGTLGDAGAGLDILQNKLSVAGEARDVLINRHYYPTPRVAMGTALRRIASSCIDVSDGLISDLGHILKASGCGANVHVDKLPLSRALTSAVDNAQAIEYALSAGDDYELIFTVGEEQRGNFETSMGSSSVKATCIGQLSGHVGQLNLLKDNQPFTPTNENGYEHSF is encoded by the coding sequence GTGAAAGAATTTGATCTTATCGGCCGCTACTTCTCTGATGGCGGCCATACTCGTAAAGACGTTGTTATTGGTATTGGTGATGATTGTGCCGTAACTAACGTTCCTAGTAACCAACAACTTGCCGTTACTACAGACACCTTAGTAGCCGGTGTGCACTTCTTAGAAGATGCACCTGCAAAATCAGTTGCGTATAAAACCGTAGCCGTAAATTTAAGCGATTTAGCCGCCATGGGTGCTGAACCTGCTTGGATAAGCTTATCGTTGTCGTTACCAACAGTGAATGATGAATGGCTTAGCGAATTCGTAGATGGTTTATACGAACTCACGCAGTATTATTCAGTACAGTTAATTGGTGGCGATACCGTTAAAGGCCCGATGGCCATGACCATTACGGCGCAAGGGTTCATTCCACCCGGTTCTGAACTGACTCGCAGTAATGCGAAACCTGGTGATTGGGTTTATGTGACAGGCACATTAGGTGATGCTGGTGCAGGCTTAGATATTCTTCAAAATAAGCTATCGGTGGCTGGTGAAGCACGCGATGTGCTTATTAATCGGCATTATTACCCTACACCTCGCGTTGCAATGGGAACGGCACTTCGTCGTATTGCTTCCTCATGTATTGACGTGTCTGATGGTTTAATATCGGATTTAGGTCACATACTGAAAGCATCAGGCTGTGGTGCAAATGTACATGTTGATAAGCTGCCTTTATCGAGAGCGTTAACGAGCGCCGTTGATAATGCTCAAGCTATTGAATATGCGCTGTCAGCAGGCGACGATTACGAGCTTATCTTTACCGTAGGCGAAGAACAACGAGGCAACTTTGAAACCTCGATGGGCAGTAGTAGCGTAAAAGCAACCTGTATTGGTCAGTTAAGCGGTCATGTTGGTCAGCTTAATTTATTGAAAGATAATCAGCCGTTCACGCCAACTAATGAAAATGGTTACGAGCATAGTTTCTAG
- a CDS encoding phosphatidylglycerophosphatase A, whose protein sequence is MQKEYRARISMKNPVHFLALGFGSGLIPFMPGTFGSAAALPLLVLSANMPVVVFIAFTVFASIFGIYLCGKTADDMQVHDHGSIVWDEVAGMFITFLFVPITASSLLAGFLLFRVFDILKPWPIGPIDKRLHGGTGIMLDDIVAGAMACACLHIMMSVWPAFTTLF, encoded by the coding sequence ATGCAAAAAGAATATCGCGCTAGAATTAGCATGAAGAATCCAGTGCACTTTTTAGCGCTGGGTTTTGGTAGTGGGCTTATCCCGTTTATGCCCGGTACGTTTGGCTCAGCGGCTGCACTTCCATTATTAGTATTGTCAGCGAATATGCCAGTGGTGGTATTTATCGCTTTCACTGTTTTTGCCTCAATTTTTGGCATTTATCTGTGCGGAAAAACCGCTGATGATATGCAGGTGCACGATCACGGCTCTATTGTGTGGGATGAAGTGGCAGGTATGTTTATTACCTTCTTATTTGTACCTATTACAGCGTCTTCGTTGCTAGCAGGTTTTTTGCTGTTTCGCGTATTCGATATTTTAAAGCCATGGCCAATAGGGCCTATCGATAAGCGCTTGCACGGCGGTACCGGCATTATGCTCGATGACATAGTGGCAGGTGCTATGGCTTGCGCGTGTTTACATATCATGATGAGCGTGTGGCCTGCATTTACAACCTTGTTTTAA
- the dxs gene encoding 1-deoxy-D-xylulose-5-phosphate synthase translates to MSLDLQHYPTLAIAQTPDKLRQLPQEKLRELSDELREYLLNSVSQTSGHFASGLGTVELTVALHYIYNTPIDRLIWDVGHQAYPHKILTGRAKQMSTIRQKDGLHPFPWPPESDYDTFAVGHSSTSISAALGMAVAAEQEGKNRKVVAVIGDGAITAGMAFEAMNHAGDINKDMVVVLNDNEMSISENVGALNSHLARLLTGNVFNSIRDGSKKLLSNVPPIKEFASRAEEHLKGMVVPGTIFEELGFNYIGPIDGHDVDAVVDTLRNMRKFKGPQLLHVVTKKGKGYALAEKDPIKFHAVPKFNPADNALPKAKPSAPTFSAIFGDWLCDMAAQDPKLMAVTPAMREGSGMVAFSQQYPEQYFDVAIAEQHAVTFAAGLARDGCNPVVAIYSTFLQRAYDQLIHDVALQDLPVLFAVDRAGIVGADGPTHQGAFDIAFLRCIPNMIVMAPSDENECRQMLYTGHKAQKPAAVRYPRGSGMGITPDAAMTELPIGKSKVSRAITGKPAKKAAILNFGTLLPNALAAAEAIDATVIDMRFVKPLDGQAIEKAAAEHDMLITLEDGCIAGGAGSGVLEYLQQQGIMKPVRTLGLPDSFILQGTQQEMYKEHGLDAEGITATLKGLLN, encoded by the coding sequence ATGAGTTTAGACCTCCAACATTACCCCACGCTTGCTATTGCGCAAACGCCGGATAAGTTAAGACAGTTACCGCAAGAGAAGTTGCGTGAGTTGTCAGATGAATTACGAGAATATTTACTAAATAGTGTTAGCCAAACCAGTGGACACTTTGCGTCGGGCTTAGGCACGGTAGAGCTTACTGTGGCTTTGCATTATATTTATAATACGCCAATCGACAGATTAATTTGGGATGTGGGTCATCAGGCTTACCCCCATAAAATTCTGACGGGTCGCGCTAAGCAAATGTCGACTATTCGACAAAAAGACGGCTTGCACCCCTTCCCTTGGCCACCTGAAAGTGACTACGACACTTTTGCTGTAGGCCACTCGTCTACATCGATAAGTGCTGCGCTTGGTATGGCAGTTGCCGCTGAGCAAGAAGGTAAAAATCGTAAAGTGGTTGCCGTTATTGGTGATGGTGCGATTACCGCAGGTATGGCATTTGAAGCAATGAACCATGCTGGTGATATTAATAAAGATATGGTTGTGGTGTTAAACGACAACGAAATGTCTATCTCTGAAAACGTAGGTGCGCTTAATAGTCACCTAGCCCGTTTATTAACGGGTAATGTCTTCAACTCTATTCGCGATGGTTCTAAAAAGCTATTAAGTAATGTGCCACCTATCAAAGAGTTTGCTAGTCGCGCAGAAGAGCATCTTAAAGGCATGGTAGTACCGGGCACTATCTTTGAAGAGCTTGGCTTTAATTACATTGGCCCTATTGATGGTCACGATGTGGATGCGGTGGTAGATACCTTGCGTAATATGCGCAAGTTCAAAGGCCCACAATTGCTTCACGTGGTAACTAAAAAAGGTAAAGGCTACGCCCTTGCCGAAAAAGATCCGATTAAATTCCACGCAGTGCCTAAATTTAATCCTGCCGATAACGCATTGCCCAAAGCCAAGCCATCTGCACCGACTTTTTCTGCCATTTTTGGCGATTGGTTGTGCGATATGGCAGCGCAAGATCCTAAATTGATGGCGGTTACCCCCGCTATGCGTGAAGGTTCTGGCATGGTCGCATTCTCGCAGCAATACCCTGAACAGTATTTTGATGTTGCCATTGCAGAACAGCATGCGGTTACCTTTGCTGCGGGCCTAGCGCGCGATGGATGTAACCCAGTAGTTGCCATCTACTCAACCTTTTTACAGCGTGCGTACGATCAGCTTATTCACGATGTGGCGTTGCAAGACTTGCCGGTTTTATTTGCTGTTGACCGTGCCGGTATAGTGGGTGCTGATGGCCCTACTCACCAAGGTGCGTTTGATATTGCCTTTTTGCGCTGTATTCCAAATATGATTGTTATGGCGCCGTCTGATGAAAATGAATGCAGACAAATGCTTTATACCGGGCATAAAGCGCAAAAACCTGCTGCGGTACGCTACCCTCGAGGGTCTGGAATGGGTATTACCCCAGACGCTGCGATGACCGAGTTACCGATTGGCAAATCGAAGGTTAGCCGTGCTATTACCGGCAAGCCAGCGAAAAAAGCAGCAATATTGAATTTTGGCACACTCTTACCTAATGCGTTAGCGGCTGCAGAAGCTATTGATGCAACGGTTATTGATATGCGCTTTGTGAAGCCGCTGGATGGCCAAGCTATTGAGAAAGCAGCGGCAGAACACGATATGCTTATTACCTTAGAAGATGGGTGTATAGCCGGCGGTGCTGGCTCTGGTGTGCTTGAGTACTTACAACAACAAGGCATTATGAAACCCGTTCGTACGTTAGGGCTTCCAGACAGCTTTATTTTACAAGGTACGCAGCAAGAAATGTACAAAGAGCATGGGCTGGATGCCGAAGGCATTACCGCTACACTTAAAGGCTTACTGAACTAA
- a CDS encoding farnesyl diphosphate synthase — MNFTALHQQVKQQTDASLNTLIDDLPHDAPRLKEAMRHALLVGGKRMRPLLVQVIGNTLDVPKGDQMAISMAIECVHAYSLVHDDLPAMDDDDLRRGQPTCHIAFDEATAILAGDALQALAFSTLADAPLSDFATNKRGELLSVLARAAGYRGMCGGQAIDLASTGEEISLEQLKRLHNLKTGALLRACIEMVSIVSPELDSDSKADLLAYADDIGLAFQVQDDILDVEGNSEQLGKPAGSDIALGKNTFPAKLGIEGAKRELDKLHQNALQALARLPYNTDSLIAFSELLVKRDH, encoded by the coding sequence ATGAATTTCACTGCATTGCATCAGCAAGTTAAGCAGCAGACCGATGCGTCGTTAAATACGCTTATTGATGACCTTCCCCACGACGCACCGCGGCTTAAAGAAGCAATGCGCCATGCGTTGTTGGTAGGGGGTAAACGCATGCGACCTTTACTGGTTCAGGTTATCGGCAACACCCTTGATGTGCCTAAAGGCGATCAAATGGCGATTAGTATGGCAATTGAGTGCGTGCATGCGTATTCGCTGGTACATGATGACTTGCCAGCCATGGACGACGACGATTTGCGTCGCGGCCAGCCAACTTGTCATATTGCATTTGATGAAGCCACCGCAATATTAGCCGGTGATGCATTGCAAGCCCTTGCTTTTAGCACATTAGCCGATGCGCCATTAAGTGATTTCGCAACCAATAAACGTGGTGAATTACTTTCTGTGCTAGCCCGCGCCGCAGGCTATCGCGGCATGTGTGGCGGGCAAGCTATTGATTTAGCCAGCACGGGTGAAGAAATAAGCCTAGAGCAGCTCAAGCGGCTGCACAATTTGAAAACCGGCGCCCTGCTTCGTGCATGTATTGAAATGGTATCTATTGTTTCTCCAGAACTTGATAGTGACAGTAAAGCAGACCTATTGGCCTACGCCGATGATATTGGTCTTGCATTTCAAGTCCAAGATGACATTCTTGACGTAGAAGGTAATAGTGAGCAATTAGGAAAGCCTGCAGGCTCTGACATTGCTTTGGGTAAGAATACCTTTCCTGCCAAACTTGGCATTGAAGGCGCAAAACGAGAACTTGATAAGCTGCATCAGAATGCCCTTCAAGCCTTGGCTCGTTTACCCTACAATACAGACAGTTTAATTGCGTTTAGCGAACTATTGGTAAAACGAGACCATTAG
- the xseB gene encoding exodeoxyribonuclease VII small subunit: MTKKTDSPSFEETLTELDAIVNEMENGELPLNVALEKFERGIALSREGQKSLEQAEQKVKILLNEQGESALHPLPEDEQP; this comes from the coding sequence GTGACGAAAAAGACAGATTCTCCCTCGTTTGAGGAAACCCTTACCGAATTAGATGCCATTGTTAATGAGATGGAAAACGGTGAGTTACCATTAAACGTTGCACTTGAGAAATTCGAGCGAGGCATTGCCCTTTCTCGTGAAGGCCAGAAGTCGTTAGAGCAAGCCGAGCAAAAAGTTAAAATTTTGCTTAATGAGCAAGGCGAAAGCGCATTACACCCTCTTCCTGAAGACGAGCAACCTTAA
- the pomA gene encoding flagellar motor protein PomA: MDLATVIGMLGAIGFVVMAMVMGGSIAMFINVPSILIVFGGTLFVILSQYTLGQFFGAGKIAGKAFMFKIDTPEDLIEKIVEMADAARKGGFLALEEAEIDNPFMQKGVDMLVDGHDIEVVRETLAKDISMTTERHEFGATIFKGMGDIAPAMGMIGTLIGLVAMLSNMDDPKSIGPAMAVALLTTLYGAFLANIICLPMAVKLGNRAQEEKLNQMLVLDGIVGIADGQNPRVIEGILKNYLAASKRGTGAEDE, encoded by the coding sequence GTGGATTTAGCAACCGTCATAGGTATGTTGGGCGCCATCGGCTTTGTAGTAATGGCCATGGTTATGGGTGGCAGTATTGCCATGTTCATCAACGTACCGTCTATCTTGATCGTATTTGGTGGCACCCTTTTCGTTATTTTATCCCAATACACTTTAGGGCAGTTCTTTGGTGCAGGTAAAATTGCAGGCAAAGCATTCATGTTCAAAATTGATACGCCTGAAGACTTAATTGAAAAAATTGTTGAGATGGCCGATGCAGCACGTAAAGGCGGTTTTCTTGCATTAGAAGAAGCTGAAATTGACAATCCGTTTATGCAAAAAGGTGTAGACATGCTGGTTGATGGTCACGACATAGAAGTGGTCAGAGAAACCTTAGCGAAAGATATTTCTATGACCACCGAGCGACACGAATTTGGTGCCACCATATTTAAAGGTATGGGTGATATCGCACCAGCAATGGGAATGATTGGAACCCTGATTGGTCTGGTGGCCATGCTTTCCAACATGGATGATCCTAAATCGATTGGACCAGCGATGGCGGTAGCACTATTAACTACTTTGTATGGTGCATTCCTTGCCAACATTATCTGCCTACCCATGGCGGTAAAACTCGGTAACCGCGCTCAAGAAGAAAAGCTTAACCAAATGCTAGTACTCGATGGCATTGTGGGTATTGCTGATGGACAAAACCCGCGTGTTATCGAAGGTATATTGAAAAACTATCTAGCGGCAAGTAAACGCGGTACGGGCGCTGAGGACGAATAA
- a CDS encoding flagellar motor protein MotB, whose translation MAEEECPKCPPEGLPAWMGTFADLMSLLMCFFVLLLSFSEMDVLKFKQIAGSMKFAFGVQNKIEVKDIPKGTSVIAMEFRPGRPDPSPIDTIQQQTIEMTQQMLEFQAGDEDSAGGRQKQRGEQRGGQSQQTATDQSSSESQSSDQTQTAELMKKVAQQLQKQILDGAVELESLGQQLTIRIRENGSFSAGSAFLQPQFQPILRKIGVLLADVPGEIEISGHSDGQHIANELYRSNWDLSSQRAVAVAEAMRTAPGFDESRMSVVGKADTDPMVEDATTPADRARNRRVEININQGKPMTSQPISVVDE comes from the coding sequence ATGGCTGAAGAAGAGTGCCCAAAATGTCCTCCCGAGGGGCTTCCTGCATGGATGGGGACCTTCGCGGATTTAATGTCGTTGCTTATGTGCTTCTTTGTACTGTTGCTCTCATTTTCAGAAATGGATGTACTGAAGTTCAAGCAAATAGCGGGCTCTATGAAGTTTGCCTTTGGGGTGCAAAACAAAATTGAAGTGAAAGACATCCCTAAAGGCACCAGTGTTATTGCGATGGAATTCAGACCCGGTCGTCCAGACCCGTCGCCTATCGATACTATTCAACAACAAACGATTGAGATGACCCAGCAAATGTTGGAGTTTCAAGCGGGGGATGAAGATTCTGCTGGCGGTAGGCAGAAACAAAGAGGCGAACAGCGTGGTGGTCAGTCACAACAAACGGCTACTGATCAGTCTTCATCTGAGTCACAAAGCTCAGACCAAACCCAGACTGCTGAGTTAATGAAAAAAGTGGCGCAGCAGTTACAAAAGCAAATTCTTGATGGTGCAGTAGAATTAGAGTCTTTAGGTCAGCAACTGACTATTCGTATTAGAGAGAACGGTTCGTTTTCGGCCGGTTCTGCATTCCTACAACCTCAGTTCCAGCCTATCTTACGCAAAATTGGGGTGCTGTTAGCTGATGTGCCAGGGGAAATAGAAATATCAGGGCATAGTGACGGACAACACATTGCAAACGAGCTCTATCGTTCCAATTGGGATTTATCGTCTCAGCGTGCCGTAGCCGTAGCCGAAGCCATGCGGACAGCCCCAGGGTTCGATGAAAGCAGAATGTCGGTAGTAGGGAAGGCCGATACCGACCCTATGGTAGAAGATGCTACAACGCCGGCTGACAGAGCGCGAAATAGACGGGTAGAGATTAATATTAATCAAGGTAAACCCATGACCTCTCAACCTATATCCGTGGTTGATGAATAA
- a CDS encoding cyclopropane-fatty-acyl-phospholipid synthase family protein yields MSSGESVFSTPSEASLFDKVCRRAFLKCLEKLPHGSLTIMENGSTIASLGNPNDDLHATINFKDVKAYRQLLLGGSVGAGEAYMDGLWESDNVTAVVQIFARNLSTLDAWENKFKWISMPILKIQHFARRNTQDQAKKNIEAHYDLGNKLYTRFLDNTMMYSSAIYPDIDASLEEAQNHKLKTICDKLQLTEGDHLLEIGTGWGGLAVYAAKHYGCNVTTTTISEEQYAWAEQWIERAQVSDKVTLLKKDYRLLDGKYDKLVSIEMIEAVGKDYLGNFFEKCSSLLKDDGLMLLQSITIDDRRYESYASSVDFIQKYIFPGGFLPSQYQLNAHLKRYSDMMIRDLHDIGLDYAQTLNHWYEAFISAKEALLNDGYDERFMRMWIYYLKYCEGGFLERTISTVQLVISKPHHREALQR; encoded by the coding sequence ATGTCTTCCGGTGAATCTGTATTTAGTACCCCTTCAGAAGCGTCTCTTTTTGACAAGGTTTGTAGGCGCGCATTTTTAAAGTGTTTAGAGAAACTTCCACATGGTTCACTTACCATCATGGAAAATGGCAGTACGATTGCCTCTTTGGGTAACCCCAACGACGATTTGCACGCAACTATTAATTTTAAAGACGTAAAAGCCTATCGCCAACTATTATTGGGCGGCAGCGTGGGTGCAGGTGAAGCCTATATGGATGGCCTGTGGGAAAGCGACAATGTTACGGCTGTAGTGCAAATTTTTGCGCGTAATTTATCTACCCTTGATGCGTGGGAGAACAAGTTTAAATGGATTTCCATGCCTATTTTAAAAATTCAGCACTTTGCCCGCCGCAACACACAAGACCAAGCCAAGAAAAATATTGAAGCCCATTACGATTTAGGAAATAAGCTTTACACACGCTTTCTTGATAACACCATGATGTATTCATCGGCAATTTATCCTGATATTGATGCCAGTTTAGAAGAGGCACAAAATCACAAACTTAAAACAATTTGTGACAAGCTTCAGTTAACCGAAGGTGACCATCTTTTAGAAATTGGTACCGGTTGGGGTGGTTTGGCAGTGTATGCGGCTAAGCATTATGGTTGTAATGTGACCACCACAACTATCTCTGAAGAGCAATATGCCTGGGCAGAGCAGTGGATTGAGCGCGCGCAGGTGTCTGACAAAGTCACTTTGCTGAAAAAAGACTATCGCCTGCTAGATGGTAAATACGATAAGCTGGTTTCAATAGAAATGATCGAAGCTGTAGGAAAAGACTACTTAGGTAACTTTTTTGAGAAGTGTTCATCGTTGTTGAAAGACGATGGGCTAATGTTGCTACAATCCATCACCATCGATGATAGGCGTTATGAAAGTTACGCAAGCAGTGTGGATTTCATTCAAAAATACATCTTCCCTGGTGGATTCCTGCCCTCACAATATCAGTTAAACGCTCATTTAAAGCGCTATAGCGACATGATGATTCGAGATTTGCATGATATCGGCTTAGATTACGCCCAAACGCTAAATCATTGGTACGAGGCTTTTATTAGCGCTAAAGAAGCGTTACTAAACGACGGTTACGATGAACGCTTTATGCGGATGTGGATTTACTATTTAAAATACTGCGAAGGTGGTTTTTTAGAAAGAACCATTAGCACTGTGCAATTAGTAATATCTAAGCCACATCACAGAGAAGCCCTGCAACGCTAG
- a CDS encoding DUF1365 domain-containing protein, producing the protein MDSAIYEGKVYHERFSPTQHKFDYHIYLFWIKLSEVDALPAALKHFSVDTKARVRFNREDYLGDSNTPLDQSVLEKMNSLSEDTLSGDVYMLGQLRMWGMYFSPVNFYYLKGKDNSFTHVLAEVSNTPWNERHYYLVDLALQADTPKAFHVSPFNPMDMMYKWRITQPSHRLALVMDCVRDDREFSAGINLTRLSLDNANLSRVMKRIPSMTIRTMIGIYWQALKLLIKRTPLYNHPKKSQE; encoded by the coding sequence ATGGATAGCGCTATTTATGAAGGAAAGGTGTATCACGAACGCTTTTCACCTACCCAACATAAGTTCGACTATCATATCTATTTATTCTGGATAAAGTTAAGCGAAGTTGATGCCTTGCCAGCGGCTTTGAAACACTTTTCGGTTGATACCAAAGCAAGAGTACGCTTTAACCGTGAAGACTACTTAGGTGATAGCAACACGCCATTAGACCAAAGCGTACTAGAAAAAATGAACAGTTTAAGTGAGGATACCTTAAGCGGTGATGTATACATGCTTGGGCAGCTTCGTATGTGGGGAATGTATTTCAGCCCTGTTAATTTTTATTATTTAAAGGGTAAAGACAATTCCTTTACCCATGTATTGGCAGAAGTCAGTAATACCCCTTGGAATGAGCGACACTATTATTTGGTCGATTTGGCACTGCAAGCAGATACACCAAAAGCATTCCATGTATCGCCGTTTAACCCTATGGACATGATGTACAAATGGCGAATAACGCAACCTAGCCATCGCCTCGCATTGGTAATGGACTGTGTTCGAGACGATAGAGAATTCAGTGCTGGAATAAATTTAACACGGCTTTCATTAGATAATGCGAATCTAAGTCGGGTTATGAAACGTATACCTAGTATGACCATTAGAACAATGATTGGCATATATTGGCAGGCGTTAAAGTTACTTATAAAACGAACGCCACTTTATAACCACCCTAAGAAAAGTCAGGAATAA
- a CDS encoding NAD(P)/FAD-dependent oxidoreductase yields the protein MTKNVAIIGTGISGLTCGYFLNKTADITVYEANDYIGGHTATKKINDDGIERHIDTGFIVFNDWTYPRFIKLMKQLDVAYQPTEMSFSVTSKKANIEYNGNTINSLFAQRRNILRPRFWRIVRDILKFNKACKAFVAEKRDTSSMTLQDVINELKLSDDFARYYILPMCAAIWSASLAQTRQFPLTFFLQFFNNHGLLNISDRPQWYTIKGGSSTYIPPLTASFKDKIKLSCGVTNVKKVGDMWQVTDTSGAQSTFDHVVFACHSDQALAMLDTPTEAQQAVLGAIGFAQNDVVMHKDTNQLPKRKLAWASWNYRLKDDAGEEDRPASVTYDMNILQRLDAANTYCVTLNNINEIDKSAVLGSYQYAHPQFSEIMVNAQQRRSQICGVDNLHFCGAYWYNGFHEDGVHSALDVCERFGVNL from the coding sequence ATGACAAAAAATGTAGCGATTATCGGGACAGGTATTTCAGGCCTGACTTGTGGGTATTTTTTAAATAAAACGGCTGATATAACGGTTTATGAGGCCAACGATTACATTGGCGGGCACACTGCCACAAAAAAGATTAACGATGATGGCATTGAACGACATATCGATACCGGCTTCATTGTATTTAATGATTGGACCTACCCTAGATTCATAAAGCTGATGAAACAGCTTGATGTAGCATATCAACCCACCGAAATGAGCTTTTCTGTTACCAGTAAAAAGGCCAATATTGAGTACAATGGCAATACGATAAATAGTCTGTTTGCACAGCGTCGGAATATATTGCGCCCGAGGTTTTGGCGTATTGTGCGCGATATTCTGAAGTTCAACAAAGCCTGCAAGGCTTTTGTTGCCGAAAAGCGCGATACGTCTTCAATGACACTTCAAGATGTTATTAACGAGCTAAAGCTAAGCGATGACTTTGCTCGCTATTATATCTTACCCATGTGCGCCGCTATTTGGTCTGCAAGTCTTGCTCAAACTAGGCAGTTCCCACTGACTTTCTTTCTCCAATTTTTTAACAACCATGGCTTATTGAACATAAGTGACAGGCCACAGTGGTACACCATTAAAGGAGGCTCTAGCACTTATATCCCCCCGTTAACAGCCAGCTTTAAAGACAAAATAAAGCTATCTTGTGGTGTTACCAATGTTAAGAAAGTAGGCGATATGTGGCAGGTCACTGACACATCTGGCGCTCAATCCACATTTGACCACGTTGTTTTCGCCTGCCATAGCGACCAAGCCCTTGCCATGCTAGATACCCCTACCGAAGCTCAGCAAGCTGTGTTAGGTGCCATTGGCTTTGCTCAAAACGACGTTGTTATGCATAAAGATACAAACCAACTTCCAAAGCGAAAGCTTGCATGGGCGAGTTGGAATTACCGATTAAAAGACGATGCTGGCGAAGAAGACAGACCGGCTTCGGTGACTTACGACATGAATATTCTTCAGCGATTAGACGCTGCGAACACCTACTGCGTCACCCTTAATAACATAAATGAAATTGATAAAAGCGCGGTGTTGGGTAGTTATCAATATGCGCACCCTCAATTTAGTGAAATTATGGTGAATGCACAACAGCGCCGAAGCCAAATATGCGGTGTTGATAATCTTCATTTTTGTGGCGCCTACTGGTATAACGGCTTTCATGAAGACGGCGTACATAGCGCATTAGATGTATGCGAGCGATTTGGAGTTAACCTCTGA